A genomic region of Leptotrichia hofstadii contains the following coding sequences:
- the rpsQ gene encoding 30S ribosomal protein S17, whose product MENKRNERKVREGIVVSNKMDKTVVVLEETMKLHKLYKKRVKTSKKYKAHDENNNCGIGDKVQIMETRPLSKDKRWRVVTILERAK is encoded by the coding sequence GTGGAAAATAAAAGAAACGAAAGAAAAGTAAGAGAAGGAATCGTTGTTTCTAACAAAATGGATAAAACTGTAGTTGTTCTTGAAGAAACAATGAAATTACATAAACTTTATAAAAAGAGAGTAAAAACTTCTAAAAAATATAAAGCACACGATGAAAACAATAATTGTGGAATCGGAGATAAAGTGCAAATTATGGAAACTAGACCATTAAGTAAAGATAAAAGATGGAGAGTTGTTACAATCTTAGAAAGAGCTAAATAA
- the rplD gene encoding 50S ribosomal protein L4 has product MPVLNIYKLDGSQAGTIEVNNDVFGIEPNKHVMHEVLVAELAEARQGSASTKTRAEVRGGGRKPFRQKGTGRARQGSTRAPHMVGGGVVHGPKPRNYAKKVNKKVRKLALKSALATKISEGNVIVLDDFTLETPKTKTFIDFAKALNFDGVKQLYITNDDTDNIDRDYFLYLSTRNIEKVAAINTRDLSIYWLIKQDKVILTKEALATIEEVLA; this is encoded by the coding sequence ATGCCAGTTTTAAATATATATAAATTAGACGGTTCACAAGCAGGAACTATTGAAGTAAATAATGACGTATTTGGAATCGAACCAAATAAACACGTAATGCACGAAGTTTTAGTAGCAGAATTAGCTGAAGCTAGACAAGGATCTGCCTCAACAAAAACAAGAGCAGAAGTAAGAGGTGGAGGAAGAAAACCTTTTAGACAAAAAGGAACAGGAAGAGCTAGACAAGGATCTACAAGAGCACCACACATGGTAGGTGGAGGAGTAGTTCACGGACCAAAACCAAGAAACTATGCTAAAAAAGTAAATAAAAAAGTTAGAAAATTAGCTTTAAAATCAGCTTTAGCAACAAAAATTAGTGAAGGAAATGTAATCGTATTAGATGATTTCACATTGGAAACACCAAAAACAAAAACATTCATTGATTTTGCAAAAGCATTAAACTTTGATGGTGTAAAACAATTATATATAACAAATGATGATACTGATAATATAGATAGAGATTATTTCTTATATTTATCAACTAGAAATATTGAAAAAGTTGCAGCAATTAATACAAGAGATTTAAGCATCTACTGGTTAATCAAACAAGATAAAGTAATCTTAACTAAAGAAGCTCTTGCAACTATCGAGGAGGTGCTAGCATAA
- the rplX gene encoding 50S ribosomal protein L24 encodes MAKPNLKSVPRRLHVKTGDTVIVISGRSKDLLRNEKSTQTGDKGKIGKVLKVFPKTGKIIVEGVNIKKRHIKPNAMNPQGEVVEREMPIFSSKVMLWDEGAGKPTRVRKEIRDGKKVRISVVSGNEI; translated from the coding sequence GTGGCTAAACCAAACTTAAAATCAGTACCTAGAAGATTACATGTTAAAACTGGAGATACAGTTATCGTAATTAGTGGTAGATCAAAAGATTTGTTACGTAATGAAAAGAGTACACAAACTGGAGATAAAGGAAAAATTGGAAAAGTATTAAAAGTATTCCCTAAAACTGGAAAAATAATTGTTGAGGGTGTAAATATTAAAAAAAGACATATTAAACCTAATGCAATGAACCCACAAGGCGAAGTTGTAGAAAGAGAAATGCCAATCTTCTCATCTAAAGTAATGCTTTGGGATGAAGGAGCAGGAAAACCTACAAGAGTAAGAAAAGAAATAAGAGATGGAAAAAAAGTAAGAATATCAGTTGTATCTGGTAACGAAATATAA
- the rplE gene encoding 50S ribosomal protein L5 — MAEKYIPRLQKLYKDEIVSSLLKELNLSNVMQVPKLDKIVVNMGIGEAVSNPKLIDTAIAELAQITGQQPVARAARKSEAGFKLREGQKIGAKVTLRKEKMYEFLDRLISITLPRVRDFEGVSPKGFDGRGNYTLGLREQIVFPEIEIDKVDKIFGLGITIVSTAQNDEQGRALLKAFGMPFAK; from the coding sequence ATGGCTGAAAAATATATTCCAAGATTACAAAAATTATACAAAGATGAAATAGTTTCATCATTATTGAAAGAATTAAATTTATCTAATGTTATGCAAGTGCCAAAACTTGATAAAATAGTAGTGAATATGGGGATTGGAGAAGCAGTAAGCAATCCTAAATTAATAGATACGGCTATTGCTGAATTAGCACAAATTACAGGACAACAGCCTGTAGCAAGAGCTGCTAGAAAATCAGAAGCTGGATTTAAATTAAGAGAAGGACAAAAAATTGGAGCAAAAGTTACATTAAGAAAAGAAAAAATGTATGAATTCCTAGACAGATTGATCAGTATCACATTACCAAGGGTAAGAGATTTTGAAGGTGTGTCACCTAAAGGATTTGATGGAAGAGGAAACTATACATTAGGATTAAGAGAACAAATCGTATTCCCTGAAATTGAAATTGATAAAGTGGATAAAATCTTTGGATTAGGAATCACGATTGTATCTACAGCACAAAATGATGAGCAAGGAAGAGCTTTATTAAAAGCATTCGGAATGCCGTTTGCAAAATAG
- the rpsN gene encoding 30S ribosomal protein S14 translates to MAKKAMVERNLKRQKTVDKYAAKRAELKERAKKGDREAVLELSKLPRNASPTRVRNRCQINGRPRGYMREFGISRVMFRQLAGEGVIPGVKKSSW, encoded by the coding sequence ATGGCTAAAAAAGCAATGGTTGAAAGAAACTTAAAAAGACAAAAAACAGTTGATAAATATGCAGCTAAAAGAGCTGAGTTAAAAGAAAGAGCTAAAAAAGGTGATAGAGAAGCAGTTTTAGAATTATCTAAATTACCAAGAAATGCTTCGCCTACAAGAGTTAGAAATAGATGTCAAATTAACGGAAGACCAAGAGGATATATGAGAGAATTTGGTATTTCAAGAGTTATGTTCAGACAATTAGCAGGAGAGGGAGTTATCCCAGGAGTAAAAAAATCAAGTTGGTAA
- the rpsH gene encoding 30S ribosomal protein S8, with amino-acid sequence MYLTDPIADMLTRIRNGNMAKHAQVAVPFSRIKESIANILKNEGYINGYEIKEEGAIKNIVVSLKTVDGEAVIKGLKRISKPGRRVYTSVESLPKVLGGLGIAIVSTPQGVITDKECRKHNVGGEVLCYVW; translated from the coding sequence ATGTATTTAACAGATCCTATTGCTGATATGCTTACTAGAATCAGAAACGGAAATATGGCTAAACATGCGCAAGTTGCAGTACCATTTTCAAGAATTAAAGAAAGTATAGCAAATATATTAAAAAATGAAGGATATATAAACGGTTACGAAATTAAAGAAGAAGGAGCTATAAAAAACATAGTTGTTTCTTTAAAAACTGTAGATGGAGAAGCTGTAATTAAAGGGTTAAAAAGAATATCAAAACCTGGAAGAAGAGTTTACACATCTGTAGAAAGTTTACCTAAAGTATTAGGTGGATTAGGAATTGCCATTGTCTCAACACCACAAGGTGTTATTACAGACAAGGAATGCAGAAAGCATAACGTTGGTGGAGAAGTTCTTTGCTACGTGTGGTAA
- the rplF gene encoding 50S ribosomal protein L6: protein MSRIGKKPITIPAGVEIKQEGNTFTVKGPKGQLVRELSSEIKVNIDGNEITFERPNDLPNIRALHGTTRANLNNMIVGVSEGFTRGLELVGVGYRVQASGKGLTLSLGYSHPVEVEAVEGITFKVEGNTKISVEGIDKQLVGQVVANIRAKRPPEPYKGKGVKYADEVIRRKEGKKG from the coding sequence ATGTCAAGAATAGGTAAAAAACCTATAACTATACCTGCAGGCGTTGAAATCAAGCAGGAAGGAAATACTTTTACTGTAAAAGGGCCGAAAGGGCAATTAGTAAGAGAATTAAGCAGTGAAATTAAAGTAAATATTGATGGTAATGAAATTACATTTGAAAGACCAAATGATTTACCAAATATAAGAGCTCTTCATGGAACTACAAGAGCAAACTTAAACAATATGATTGTTGGAGTAAGTGAAGGATTTACTAGAGGATTAGAATTAGTCGGAGTAGGATATAGAGTACAAGCTAGCGGAAAAGGATTAACATTATCTTTAGGATATTCACATCCAGTTGAAGTTGAAGCAGTAGAAGGAATTACTTTCAAAGTTGAAGGAAATACTAAAATTTCTGTTGAAGGAATTGACAAGCAATTAGTTGGACAAGTTGTTGCAAACATCAGAGCTAAACGTCCACCTGAACCATATAAAGGGAAAGGTGTTAAATACGCTGATGAAGTAATTAGAAGAAAAGAAGGTAAGAAAGGATAG
- the rpsC gene encoding 30S ribosomal protein S3 produces MGQKVDPRGIRLGITRTWDSKWFAEGKEYVNNFHEDLKIKEYVKKNYYHAGISSIQIERTSPTEVAVIIETGKAGILIGRKGQEIEALKVKLEKLTGKRVQIKVQEIKNPNKDAQLVAESIATAIEKRVAYKRAVQQAIQRAEKAGIKGIKVMVSGRLNGAEIARSEWTLSGRVPLHTLRADVDYATATAHTTYGALGLKVWIFNGEVLSTTKEGENE; encoded by the coding sequence GTGGGACAAAAAGTAGATCCTAGGGGGATAAGATTAGGAATCACAAGAACTTGGGATTCAAAATGGTTCGCTGAGGGGAAAGAATACGTAAACAACTTTCACGAAGATTTAAAAATAAAAGAATATGTTAAGAAAAACTATTACCACGCAGGGATTTCTTCTATTCAAATAGAAAGAACATCACCTACAGAAGTAGCAGTTATCATAGAAACTGGAAAAGCTGGAATCTTAATTGGAAGAAAAGGTCAAGAAATCGAGGCTTTAAAAGTAAAATTGGAAAAATTAACTGGTAAAAGAGTACAAATTAAAGTACAAGAAATCAAAAATCCTAATAAAGACGCTCAATTAGTAGCAGAAAGTATTGCAACTGCAATTGAAAAAAGGGTTGCTTATAAAAGAGCAGTTCAACAAGCTATTCAAAGAGCAGAAAAAGCTGGGATTAAAGGAATTAAAGTTATGGTATCGGGAAGATTGAATGGTGCCGAAATTGCAAGAAGTGAATGGACACTTTCAGGAAGAGTACCACTACATACTTTAAGAGCAGATGTTGATTATGCAACAGCTACTGCACACACTACATACGGTGCTTTAGGATTAAAAGTATGGATATTTAATGGTGAAGTTCTTTCTACTACAAAGGAAGGAGAAAACGAATAA
- the secY gene encoding preprotein translocase subunit SecY, producing the protein MTLAEALSSRVKAIFNIPELEKRVTFTLLMIMVARVGIHIAVPGINTDAFKNFQQGNAIAQFLNLFSGGAVERASIFALGIVPYINASIVFQLLGVIFPKIDEMQKEGGKERDKITQWSRYVTIVLAIIQSFGIAVLMQNQGLVLEPGPKFILSTVVLITGGTSFLMWISERISIRGIGNGTSMLIFLNIVAGLPTVISQMISGLPSGMGKVLLGLSIVAFVVFIALMVIVQLAERRIPIQYAGKGSLGFGGGQSTVGKRTYLPLKINMSGVMPIIFASVLMAAPPFLVSMMKTGDLKNFLAAQFEPKGVLYLLLFAILITVFSFFYTLTIAFDPDKVSDDLKQSGGTIPTVRAGKETADYLEKVATRVTFGSAIFLSLLGIMPNIWFGYVLKLPVMLGGTSLLILVGTAVELLLQIDSYLAVKKMKGFINRRNR; encoded by the coding sequence TTGACTCTAGCTGAAGCACTATCAAGTAGGGTAAAAGCTATTTTTAATATACCTGAACTAGAAAAAAGAGTAACATTTACATTATTAATGATAATGGTCGCAAGAGTTGGAATTCATATAGCAGTTCCAGGAATTAATACAGATGCTTTTAAAAATTTCCAGCAGGGAAATGCAATTGCTCAATTTTTAAATTTATTTTCGGGTGGAGCTGTTGAAAGAGCTTCAATTTTTGCGTTGGGAATTGTCCCGTATATTAACGCTTCCATCGTATTTCAATTATTAGGAGTAATTTTTCCTAAGATAGATGAAATGCAAAAGGAAGGTGGAAAAGAAAGAGATAAAATAACTCAATGGTCAAGATATGTAACAATTGTACTGGCAATAATTCAGTCGTTTGGAATTGCAGTCTTAATGCAAAATCAAGGATTAGTATTGGAACCAGGTCCAAAATTCATACTTAGTACAGTAGTCCTGATTACAGGTGGAACTTCATTCTTAATGTGGATTTCTGAAAGAATTTCAATAAGAGGTATTGGAAATGGGACTTCAATGCTGATATTTCTGAATATTGTTGCAGGATTGCCAACAGTAATAAGCCAAATGATCTCTGGATTACCTAGTGGAATGGGAAAAGTTCTGTTAGGATTATCAATTGTAGCATTTGTGGTATTTATTGCACTAATGGTAATTGTACAGCTTGCTGAAAGAAGAATTCCTATTCAATATGCAGGAAAAGGTAGTCTTGGATTTGGCGGGGGACAAAGTACAGTTGGAAAAAGAACATATTTGCCATTAAAAATAAATATGTCAGGAGTAATGCCAATAATCTTTGCGTCAGTATTGATGGCAGCACCGCCGTTTTTAGTTTCAATGATGAAAACTGGAGATTTAAAAAACTTTTTAGCAGCTCAGTTTGAGCCAAAAGGAGTTTTATATCTATTATTATTTGCAATATTAATTACAGTATTTTCATTTTTCTATACACTTACTATTGCTTTTGATCCAGACAAAGTGTCTGATGATTTGAAGCAAAGTGGAGGAACAATTCCAACGGTAAGAGCTGGAAAAGAAACGGCTGATTATTTGGAAAAAGTTGCAACAAGAGTAACGTTTGGAAGTGCGATATTTTTATCATTATTAGGTATTATGCCAAATATCTGGTTTGGATACGTTTTAAAACTTCCAGTTATGCTTGGAGGAACAAGTTTGCTAATCTTAGTTGGGACTGCAGTAGAATTACTGTTGCAAATAGATTCTTACCTAGCGGTTAAGAAAATGAAAGGTTTTATAAACAGAAGAAATCGTTAA
- the rplW gene encoding 50S ribosomal protein L23, whose protein sequence is MHITDIIKKPVINTEKARNLLENNEYVFIVDRRANKLQIKDAVEKLFNVKVQGVNTLNIKPKNKRFRMSMYKTAAIKKAIVKLKDGESIAAYEG, encoded by the coding sequence ATGCATATTACTGATATTATCAAAAAACCTGTAATTAATACAGAAAAAGCAAGAAATTTATTGGAAAACAATGAATATGTTTTCATAGTGGATAGAAGAGCAAACAAACTTCAAATTAAAGATGCAGTTGAAAAACTGTTCAATGTAAAAGTTCAAGGTGTAAATACTTTAAACATTAAACCAAAAAACAAAAGATTCAGAATGTCAATGTATAAAACAGCTGCTATCAAAAAAGCAATTGTTAAGTTGAAAGATGGAGAATCTATAGCAGCTTACGAAGGATAA
- the rpsE gene encoding 30S ribosomal protein S5, which translates to MARDRDNRERESEYKERLLRISRVSKTVKGGRRISFSVLAAVGDEKGKVGIGLGKANGVPDAIRKAIANAKKNLVTVSLKGGTLPHEQIGKYNATSVLLKPASKGTGVIAGSATRELLELAGVKDVLTKIRGSKTKDNVARATLEGLKQLRSIEDVARLRGKSVEEILG; encoded by the coding sequence TTGGCTAGAGATAGAGATAACAGAGAAAGAGAAAGTGAATATAAAGAAAGACTTTTAAGAATAAGCAGAGTTTCTAAAACTGTTAAAGGAGGAAGAAGAATTTCGTTCTCAGTATTAGCAGCTGTTGGAGATGAAAAAGGAAAAGTAGGTATCGGTTTAGGAAAAGCTAACGGAGTACCTGATGCAATTAGAAAAGCTATTGCAAACGCTAAGAAAAACTTAGTAACTGTTTCATTAAAAGGTGGAACATTGCCACATGAGCAAATTGGTAAATATAATGCAACTTCTGTATTATTGAAACCAGCTTCAAAAGGGACAGGAGTTATCGCCGGTTCAGCAACTAGGGAATTATTAGAGCTAGCAGGTGTAAAAGACGTGCTTACAAAAATTAGAGGTTCAAAAACTAAAGATAATGTTGCAAGAGCAACTTTAGAAGGTCTTAAACAATTACGTTCTATAGAAGACGTTGCAAGACTTAGAGGAAAATCAGTTGAAGAAATTTTAGGATAA
- the rplN gene encoding 50S ribosomal protein L14, with protein MVQQQSMLNVADNTGAKKIMVIRVLGGSRRRFGKIGDIVVATVKEAIPNGNVKKGDVVKAVIVRTRKELKRADGSYIKFDDNAAVILNTALEVRGTRIFGPVARELRAKNFMKIVSLAPEVL; from the coding sequence ATGGTTCAACAACAATCGATGCTTAATGTTGCTGATAACACTGGAGCTAAAAAAATCATGGTTATTAGAGTATTAGGTGGATCAAGAAGAAGATTCGGTAAAATTGGAGACATCGTAGTAGCAACTGTAAAAGAAGCTATACCAAACGGAAACGTTAAAAAAGGTGATGTAGTTAAAGCTGTAATCGTTAGAACAAGAAAAGAATTAAAAAGAGCAGATGGTTCATATATAAAATTTGATGACAATGCGGCAGTTATTTTGAATACGGCATTAGAAGTAAGAGGGACAAGAATTTTTGGACCTGTAGCAAGAGAATTAAGAGCGAAAAACTTTATGAAAATAGTTTCTCTAGCACCAGAAGTATTATAG
- the rplB gene encoding 50S ribosomal protein L2, with translation MPIKKLKPMTSGTRHMSILVNKDLDKVRPEKSLVEPLNSSYGIDNYGHRTGRNRHKGHKRLYRVIDWKRNKIGVPAKVATLEYDPNRTANIALLHYVDGEKRYILAPNGLKKGDIVLAGEGADIKPGNALKLKDLPVGTVIHNVELMPGKGGQLARSAGTAARLVAKEGTYCHVELPSGELRLIHKECMATIGSVGNSEHSLVSLGKAGRNRHLGRKPHVRGSVMNPVDHPHGGGEGRSPIGRKSPVTPWGKPTLGKKTRGKKLSDKFIVRGRKK, from the coding sequence ATGCCAATAAAAAAATTAAAACCGATGACTAGTGGGACACGGCATATGTCGATATTAGTTAATAAGGACTTAGATAAAGTAAGACCTGAAAAATCTTTAGTTGAACCATTAAATTCATCTTATGGAATTGACAACTATGGACACAGAACAGGTAGAAACAGACATAAAGGACACAAAAGATTATATAGAGTAATCGATTGGAAAAGAAATAAAATTGGAGTGCCTGCAAAAGTTGCAACTCTTGAGTATGATCCAAATAGAACGGCAAACATCGCATTGCTGCACTATGTTGATGGAGAAAAAAGATATATCTTAGCTCCAAATGGATTAAAAAAAGGTGATATCGTATTAGCAGGAGAAGGTGCAGATATCAAACCTGGAAATGCGTTAAAATTAAAAGACCTGCCAGTAGGGACAGTTATTCACAATGTAGAACTTATGCCTGGTAAAGGTGGACAGTTAGCAAGATCGGCAGGAACAGCTGCAAGACTTGTTGCAAAAGAAGGAACTTACTGCCACGTAGAGTTACCATCTGGAGAATTAAGACTTATTCATAAAGAATGTATGGCTACAATCGGATCAGTAGGAAATTCTGAACATTCATTAGTATCATTAGGAAAAGCTGGAAGAAATAGACACTTAGGAAGAAAACCTCATGTTAGAGGATCTGTAATGAACCCTGTGGATCACCCACACGGAGGAGGAGAAGGAAGATCTCCAATTGGTAGAAAATCACCAGTTACACCTTGGGGTAAACCTACACTTGGTAAGAAAACTAGAGGTAAAAAACTTAGTGATAAATTCATCGTTAGAGGAAGAAAAAAATAG
- the rpmD gene encoding 50S ribosomal protein L30 produces MSKVKVTLVKGINGRKPNHVATVKSLGLRKISQSAVHNKTADIEGKIKLVSYLLKVEEV; encoded by the coding sequence ATGTCTAAAGTAAAAGTAACGCTTGTAAAAGGAATTAATGGAAGAAAACCTAATCATGTTGCGACTGTAAAATCACTTGGATTAAGAAAAATCAGTCAAAGCGCAGTTCATAACAAAACTGCTGATATAGAAGGAAAAATTAAATTAGTTTCTTATTTACTTAAAGTAGAGGAGGTTTAG
- the rplO gene encoding 50S ribosomal protein L15 yields the protein MNLNELRPAAGSKRERRRVGRGHGTGWGKTAGKGHNGQKQRSGSYVSPIFEGGQMPIIRRIPKRGFSNAPFKKDIIVITLADIVERFNDGDVVSLQTLVENGIVKNPKFITKYSDEALRNTKGRRAVREYLNVNIESYVKEKDFTSLLKIIGNAEVNKKLTVKAHKVSKTAKELIEKAGGNVELLEVRSYSAKAGNNKKEDGNK from the coding sequence ATGAATCTTAATGAATTAAGACCTGCCGCTGGATCGAAAAGAGAAAGAAGAAGAGTAGGAAGAGGACACGGAACTGGTTGGGGAAAAACTGCTGGTAAAGGTCACAATGGACAAAAACAAAGATCAGGTTCATATGTATCACCTATATTTGAGGGTGGACAAATGCCTATTATTAGAAGAATTCCTAAAAGAGGATTTTCTAATGCACCATTTAAAAAAGATATAATAGTAATTACATTGGCCGACATTGTTGAAAGATTTAATGATGGAGATGTAGTTAGCTTACAAACATTAGTTGAAAATGGAATAGTTAAAAACCCTAAATTTATAACAAAATATTCGGATGAAGCTTTAAGAAATACAAAAGGCAGAAGAGCTGTAAGAGAATATTTAAATGTAAATATTGAATCATATGTAAAAGAAAAAGATTTTACAAGCTTGTTAAAAATCATAGGGAATGCAGAAGTTAATAAAAAATTAACTGTAAAAGCACACAAAGTTTCTAAAACAGCTAAGGAATTAATTGAAAAAGCTGGAGGAAATGTAGAATTATTAGAAGTAAGATCATATTCAGCTAAAGCAGGAAATAATAAAAAAGAAGATGGGAATAAGTAA
- the rplV gene encoding 50S ribosomal protein L22, whose translation MAVVAKLKYQRLSPQKARLVADIVRGKNALQALNILKFTNKKAALYIEKTLRSAIANAEHNNNMDPDKLFISKILIDKGPVLKRISPRAMGRADVIRKPTAHITVEVDERED comes from the coding sequence ATGGCAGTAGTAGCTAAATTGAAATACCAAAGATTAAGCCCTCAAAAAGCAAGATTAGTTGCTGATATTGTAAGAGGGAAAAATGCATTGCAAGCATTGAACATTTTAAAATTTACAAATAAAAAAGCGGCATTATACATAGAAAAAACATTAAGATCAGCAATTGCAAACGCTGAACATAATAACAACATGGATCCTGATAAATTATTTATTTCGAAAATATTAATTGATAAAGGACCTGTACTAAAAAGAATCAGCCCAAGAGCAATGGGAAGAGCTGACGTTATTAGAAAACCAACAGCTCATATCACAGTAGAAGTTGATGAAAGAGAAGATTAA
- the rplR gene encoding 50S ribosomal protein L18 has translation MVKKLDRNKLRQKKHRSIRKKIVGTAERPRLAVYRSLQNIFVQVIDDTTGNTLVSASTIEKGAKIEKGSNIEAAKQIGERIAKKALDKGITAVVFDRGGYVYTGRVKAVADAAREAGLKF, from the coding sequence ATGGTAAAAAAACTTGATAGAAATAAATTAAGACAAAAAAAACATAGAAGTATTAGAAAAAAAATCGTTGGAACTGCTGAAAGACCTAGACTTGCTGTGTATAGAAGTTTACAAAATATCTTCGTTCAAGTAATTGATGATACAACAGGAAATACTTTAGTTTCTGCATCAACTATTGAAAAAGGTGCAAAAATTGAAAAAGGTTCAAATATCGAAGCAGCTAAACAAATAGGAGAAAGAATTGCTAAAAAAGCATTAGATAAAGGGATTACTGCTGTTGTATTCGACAGAGGAGGATACGTTTACACAGGAAGAGTTAAAGCTGTGGCAGATGCTGCGAGAGAAGCAGGATTAAAATTCTAA
- the rpmC gene encoding 50S ribosomal protein L29 has product MTINEIRELSLEELEVKVNELKQELFNLKFQKTLGQLQNTAKIRDVKRTIARLKTVVTEKTGK; this is encoded by the coding sequence ATGACAATTAACGAAATTAGAGAATTATCATTGGAAGAATTGGAAGTTAAAGTAAATGAATTGAAACAAGAATTGTTTAATTTAAAATTTCAAAAAACTCTTGGACAATTACAAAACACTGCTAAAATACGAGATGTTAAAAGAACAATAGCAAGACTAAAAACTGTTGTAACTGAAAAAACTGGTAAATAG
- the rpsS gene encoding 30S ribosomal protein S19: MARSLKKGPFVDAYLLEKIEALGGKKQVIKTWSRRSTIFPQFIGHTFAVYNGKKHIPVYVTEEMVGHKLGEFAPTRTFYGHGKDAKKGKK, encoded by the coding sequence ATGGCTCGTTCATTAAAAAAAGGACCTTTTGTTGATGCATATTTATTAGAAAAAATAGAAGCATTGGGAGGTAAAAAACAAGTTATTAAAACATGGTCTAGAAGATCAACTATATTCCCTCAATTTATTGGACATACTTTTGCTGTATATAACGGTAAAAAACATATACCTGTATATGTAACTGAGGAAATGGTTGGACATAAATTAGGTGAATTTGCACCAACTAGAACTTTCTACGGACATGGAAAAGACGCTAAAAAAGGTAAAAAATAA
- the rplP gene encoding 50S ribosomal protein L16 produces the protein MLIPKRTKYRKQFRGKMGGVATKGNKVDFGEFGLAAREFGWITSRQIEACRVTINRTFKREGKIWIRIFPDKPYTKRPEGTRMGKGKGNAEGWVAVVKKNKIMFEVGGVSEEKAKEALRKAGHKLPIKVKFVRKEEVGGDK, from the coding sequence ATGTTAATACCTAAAAGAACGAAATATAGAAAACAGTTCAGAGGAAAAATGGGTGGCGTAGCAACTAAAGGAAACAAAGTTGATTTTGGTGAATTTGGACTTGCCGCTAGAGAATTTGGTTGGATTACTTCAAGACAAATAGAAGCTTGTAGGGTAACAATCAACAGAACGTTTAAAAGAGAAGGTAAAATTTGGATTAGAATATTCCCTGATAAACCTTATACAAAAAGACCTGAAGGAACAAGAATGGGTAAAGGTAAAGGTAATGCAGAAGGTTGGGTAGCAGTAGTTAAAAAGAATAAAATAATGTTTGAAGTTGGTGGAGTATCAGAAGAGAAAGCCAAAGAAGCATTAAGAAAAGCTGGACATAAACTACCTATAAAAGTTAAATTTGTTAGAAAAGAAGAAGTAGGTGGTGATAAGTAA